A genome region from Solanum pennellii chromosome 12, SPENNV200 includes the following:
- the LOC114075148 gene encoding uncharacterized protein LOC114075148: protein MPNAMLNRICNDEYDPMLRVKLRCKHGDLLSMQTSWSEHNPGRRFWSCPRYREDACNFFRWRDREEVDIRSKYVIPRLAKRIKELEEILTSYESRVESNQVMMKEKKKGKCCNLKLIVLIIIVYFLCLSLTKNVKDGSCRCVQPKLP from the exons ATGCCAAATGCAATGTTGAATCGTATTTGTAATGATGAGTATGATCCGATGTTGCGAGTGAAACTGCGATGCAAACATGGTGACTTACTATCAATGCAAACTTCATGGTCGGAGCATAACCCAGGTCGAAGATTTTGGTCTTGTCCACGCTATCGT GAGGATGCGTGCAACTTCTTTAGATGGAGGGATCGAGAAGAAGTTGATATAAGATCCAAGTATGTTATTCCGAGATTAGCAAAGAGAATTAAGGAGTTGGAAGAAATATTGACATCTTATGAAAGTCGTGTTGAAAGTAACCAAGTCATGatgaaggagaaaaagaagggCAAATGTTGTAACTTGAAGCTAATCGTCTTGATCATTATTGTGTATTTTCTATGTTTAAGTCTAACCAAGAATGTGAAGGATGGAAGTTGTAGGTGTGTGCAACCAAAATTGCCATAG